GAGGTTTACTCGCTTCTGCCTGCTCGTCACCCCGCTCTGAATGGAAATGCGACTTTGCGGAATCCCGCACCGTTCGGCCAAAAATCGGATCAACTCGGCATTGGCCGAGCCATCCACCGGAGGAGCAGCCACACGAATTTTGACGGCGTCACCATGCACGCCGACAAACTCGGTACGGCTCGCCTTGGATTGAACGTAAACCCGAACCGTCACCCGGTCTTTGCTTTCCGAGGCAACGGCGCGACGGATATCCATGAGGGACGGCTGTGGGTGCGTTAAAAGATCGCTTTCGCCAATTCCAGAATGCCGCGCTGCATGTCCGGATCGTCGGTGATCGGACGGGCGATCGCCGCATCGCAGGCCTGTTCCGCCGGCACGCCCTGTTTCATCAACAGACCGGCGTAGATCAGCAGCCTGGTGCTGACTCCTTCTTCGAGTCCATGGTTTTTGAGATTGCGGACCTTGCCGCCGAGTTTCACCAGACGCTCGGCAATCTCCCGATCGACTCCCGCCTCCCGCTGGACCACCGAGGTTTCAATGTCCGACGGAGGATAATCGAACTCGATCGCCATGAACCGCTGCTTCGTGCTTTGCTTGAGATCCTTGAGCGCGCTCTGATAACCGGGATTATAGGAGATCACCAGCATGAACTCATCGGCTGCTTCGACAAGCTGGCCTTTTTTCTCGATCGGCAACACTCGGCGGTCGTCGCCCAAGGGATGGATGATGACGGTGGTGTCCTTCCGAGCCTCCACCACTTCATCCAGATAGACGATCGCGCCGTGCTTGACGCCGATCGTCAGCGGGCCGTCCATCCACACGGTTTCTTGTCCTTGGAGCAGATAGCGTCCGACGAGATCCGAGGCCGTGAGATCCTCATGACAAGCGACCGTGATCAACGGCCGACCCAGCTTGTACGCCATGTGCTGCACGAATCTGGTCTTGCCGCATCCCGTGGGTCCCTTGAGCATCACGGCCATTTTGTTGCGCGCCGCGATTGTGAAGAGGGTCACCTCCCCTCGAACCTCGGCATAGAAGGGCTCCCGCTCGATCCGGTACCGCCCGATATCGATTTCCCGTCCCGATGACATACGTCAAACTCTTCGACCTGTACAGACGACTTCGTTCGCTTCCGCGAGCGATTGCGGGGTCACGATAAACGGAATCCCGTAGGAAGATCAAGCGCAAGCCGAAC
This sequence is a window from Candidatus Nitrospira inopinata. Protein-coding genes within it:
- a CDS encoding CbbQ/NirQ/NorQ/GpvN family protein, translating into MSSGREIDIGRYRIEREPFYAEVRGEVTLFTIAARNKMAVMLKGPTGCGKTRFVQHMAYKLGRPLITVACHEDLTASDLVGRYLLQGQETVWMDGPLTIGVKHGAIVYLDEVVEARKDTTVIIHPLGDDRRVLPIEKKGQLVEAADEFMLVISYNPGYQSALKDLKQSTKQRFMAIEFDYPPSDIETSVVQREAGVDREIAERLVKLGGKVRNLKNHGLEEGVSTRLLIYAGLLMKQGVPAEQACDAAIARPITDDPDMQRGILELAKAIF
- a CDS encoding DUF167 domain-containing protein, coding for MTVRVYVQSKASRTEFVGVHGDAVKIRVAAPPVDGSANAELIRFLAERCGIPQSRISIQSGVTSRQKRVNLAGVSVEWALARLASPQGKE